Proteins encoded in a region of the Chloroflexota bacterium genome:
- the ruvC gene encoding crossover junction endodeoxyribonuclease RuvC has protein sequence MLVLGLDPGTATTGYGLVEAAADGAMTAIDYGVILTPAKTPLAERLHMLYDRLQGLLERYHPDGAAVEKLFFQKNVTTAMSVGQARGVLLLALAQAGLAVAEYTPNEIKEAVTGYGSAGKAQMQRMVQMLLGLESPPRPDDAADALAVALCHAQHLRWQTHLAERQP, from the coding sequence GTGCTCGTTCTTGGACTTGACCCCGGCACCGCCACCACCGGTTACGGCCTGGTAGAAGCCGCCGCCGACGGCGCCATGACGGCCATAGACTACGGGGTCATCCTCACACCGGCCAAAACACCCCTGGCCGAGCGCCTGCACATGCTCTACGACCGGCTGCAAGGGCTGCTGGAGCGTTACCACCCCGATGGTGCGGCGGTCGAAAAACTGTTCTTTCAGAAAAACGTCACCACGGCGATGAGCGTGGGGCAGGCGCGGGGCGTGCTGCTGCTGGCGCTGGCCCAGGCCGGACTGGCCGTGGCCGAATACACGCCCAACGAAATCAAGGAAGCCGTGACCGGCTACGGCAGCGCCGGAAAAGCCCAAATGCAACGCATGGTGCAAATGCTGCTGGGGCTGGAAAGCCCCCCTCGCCCCGACGACGCCGCCGACGCCCTGGCCGTCGCCCTCTGCCACGCCCAGCACCTCCGCTGGCAAACCCACCTTGCCGAGAGGCAGCCATGA
- a CDS encoding YebC/PmpR family DNA-binding transcriptional regulator, producing the protein MSGHSKWSTIKRKKAAEDAKRGKIFTRLAREITLAAREGGGDPEANVRLRLAIERAKAANMPKDNIERAIKRGTGEDKESGNFEEIYYEGYAPHGVALMIYCVTDNRNRTVSDVRHILSRYGGSMGEGGSVAWQFERMAYFAIPAEGQDPDAIFELAVEGGADDVKFDDDLIEIFGPVDSFKTIGDQLRQAGIQPDEAGLKMIPKQEMELSPDETIQVLKVIEALEELDDVQEVYSNLNISEEALAKMEAA; encoded by the coding sequence ATGTCCGGTCATTCCAAGTGGTCAACCATCAAGCGCAAGAAAGCCGCCGAAGATGCCAAGCGCGGTAAAATCTTCACCCGCCTGGCGCGGGAAATCACCTTAGCGGCGCGGGAAGGCGGCGGCGATCCGGAAGCCAACGTCCGCCTGCGGCTGGCCATCGAGCGCGCCAAAGCCGCCAACATGCCCAAAGACAACATCGAGCGCGCCATCAAGCGCGGCACCGGCGAAGACAAAGAAAGCGGCAACTTTGAGGAAATCTACTACGAAGGCTATGCCCCCCACGGCGTCGCGCTGATGATTTACTGCGTGACCGACAACCGCAACCGCACCGTCTCCGACGTCCGGCACATCCTCAGCCGGTACGGCGGCAGCATGGGCGAGGGCGGCTCGGTAGCGTGGCAGTTCGAGCGGATGGCCTACTTCGCCATCCCCGCCGAAGGGCAAGACCCCGACGCCATCTTCGAACTGGCCGTGGAAGGCGGTGCCGACGACGTCAAATTCGACGACGACCTGATCGAAATCTTCGGGCCGGTCGATTCTTTCAAGACCATCGGCGACCAGTTGCGCCAGGCGGGCATCCAGCCCGACGAAGCCGGGCTGAAAATGATCCCCAAGCAAGAAATGGAACTTTCCCCCGATGAAACCATCCAGGTGCTCAAGGTCATCGAAGCCCTGGAAGAACTGGACGACGTCCAGGAAGTATATTCCAACCTCAACATCAGCGAAGAAGCCCTCGCGAAGATGGAAGCCGCCTGA
- the ruvA gene encoding Holliday junction branch migration protein RuvA, whose protein sequence is MIAFLEGTLAARHEDRLTVQIGAMGLWVFVPRPLAERLTVGQPVALHTHLVVREDALTLYGFETAEARDLFILLLGVNGVGPRLALAILSALTPAALRRAVFQEQADVFQRVPGVGKKTAQKIVLHLQDRLRPEDTLTAVAALPDADGEVLEALIALGYSVVEAQTAIQSLPGDAPPDVETRLRLALQSLSR, encoded by the coding sequence ATGATTGCCTTCCTGGAAGGCACCCTCGCCGCCCGCCACGAAGACCGACTGACCGTGCAAATCGGCGCGATGGGACTGTGGGTGTTCGTGCCCCGCCCCCTGGCCGAGCGGCTGACGGTGGGGCAGCCCGTGGCGTTGCACACGCACCTGGTGGTGCGGGAAGATGCCCTCACCCTCTACGGCTTCGAAACCGCCGAAGCGCGTGACCTCTTCATCCTGCTGCTGGGCGTCAACGGTGTGGGGCCGCGGCTGGCGCTGGCCATCCTTTCGGCGCTTACCCCGGCGGCGCTGCGGCGCGCCGTTTTCCAGGAACAGGCCGACGTCTTCCAGCGGGTGCCCGGCGTGGGCAAGAAAACCGCCCAGAAAATCGTGTTGCACCTGCAAGACCGCCTGCGCCCCGAAGATACCCTCACTGCCGTGGCCGCTCTGCCCGATGCCGACGGCGAAGTGCTGGAAGCCCTCATCGCCCTGGGCTACAGCGTGGTGGAAGCCCAAACCGCCATCCAGTCCCTGCCGGGCGATGCCCCCCCCGATGTGGAAACGCGCCTGCGGCTGGCGCTTCAATCTCTGAGCCGCTAA